One Acetoanaerobium noterae genomic region harbors:
- a CDS encoding FAD:protein FMN transferase, whose translation MKKRLFLFVLLFVFSILATGCQMKPEQKLISTGPNFFLNSVLDIKILDEGKDIEKINEEITMRVQSLENALTSKTSSSEVSKINQNAGIAPVSVSDETFLVISEGIKYSVLSHGSFDITVGPLANLWGIGTEAAKVPTEDELKNALSLVGYEKVVLDKNAKTVYLTEKGMALDVGAIAKGYVTDEINSTLAKYKVKSAIINLGGNIYARGDKNGSPFSIGIQNPYSEHGDYLGIYRDTDFSMVTSGTYERYFEQDGKKYHHILSTADGYPVENEIAAVTIISKNSMMADALSTSVFALGIEKGFELIDSLPDSDAIVITKDKKIILSKSMADSFELKNTEFTIEYRD comes from the coding sequence ATGAAAAAAAGATTATTTTTGTTTGTATTATTATTTGTTTTTTCTATACTAGCAACAGGATGCCAAATGAAACCCGAGCAAAAGCTCATATCTACTGGTCCTAATTTCTTTCTCAATTCTGTTCTAGATATAAAGATTTTGGATGAAGGAAAGGATATAGAGAAGATAAACGAAGAGATAACAATGAGAGTTCAGAGCCTTGAAAATGCTCTTACTTCAAAAACTTCAAGCAGTGAGGTTTCTAAAATAAATCAAAACGCTGGCATCGCTCCTGTTTCCGTATCAGATGAAACTTTTTTAGTTATATCAGAGGGTATCAAGTATAGCGTGCTATCTCATGGAAGCTTTGACATCACTGTAGGTCCACTTGCTAACCTCTGGGGTATAGGAACTGAGGCTGCAAAGGTTCCAACTGAAGATGAATTAAAAAATGCCCTTTCACTTGTTGGATATGAAAAGGTAGTTTTGGATAAAAATGCAAAAACTGTATACCTGACAGAAAAAGGTATGGCTCTTGATGTAGGCGCTATAGCAAAGGGCTATGTAACTGATGAAATAAATAGTACCTTGGCAAAATATAAGGTGAAATCTGCGATTATCAATCTAGGCGGCAATATCTATGCTAGAGGAGATAAAAACGGCAGTCCATTTAGTATAGGTATTCAGAACCCTTACTCTGAGCACGGAGATTATTTAGGTATCTACAGAGATACTGATTTTTCTATGGTTACGTCTGGAACCTATGAGAGATATTTCGAGCAGGATGGTAAAAAATATCACCATATTCTATCCACTGCTGACGGCTACCCTGTGGAGAATGAAATAGCCGCTGTTACAATAATTTCTAAAAACTCCATGATGGCAGATGCATTATCGACTTCTGTTTTTGCTTTAGGAATAGAAAAAGGCTTTGAGCTTATCGACTCTCTGCCTGATTCAGATGCTATAGTTATAACCAAGGATAAGAAAATAATTCTTTCAAAATCAATGGCTGATTCATTTGAATTAAAAAATACTGAGTTTACTATAGAGTATAGGGACTAA
- a CDS encoding GspE/PulE family protein — translation MPNKKMRLGDILIEAGIITFDQLEDALVLQKQKNKKLGELLIDEKILTEEQILGVLEYQLGIPYVDLNKYYIDPKAPKIITESLAKKHNLIPIGMNRGKLMLAMSDPLDMIATDDIRITTGLELDLVISSKNDIKKAINIYYDSTELAERAVEEFKSQSNIQEVEDDVEDEDIVNAPMVRLVNTIISQAVRSKASDIHIEPFEKNVRIRYRVDGELKEVMAPAKSTHSALVTRIKIMGKMDISEKRIPQDGRVETIIENHAIDMRISVLPTVYGEKIVIRLLDRNAIIVGKEELGFTAHNLELFDKIIKAPEGIILLTGPTGSGKTTTLYTILKELNQINKNIITVEDPVEYRLNGVNQVQVNIKAGLTFASGLRSILRQDPDIVMVGEIRDAETAQIATRAAITGHLVLSTLHTNDTASSISRLIDMGIETYMVSSSVMGIIAQRLVKKICTKCKESYEATDEELHFLGINEKVTLHKGRGCNACSGTGYSGRTAIHEVLVMDREIRNLINEKKSVDEIKDKARSKGLKTLNESCRELVLSGITTMEQLIKITYSVDI, via the coding sequence ATGCCCAATAAAAAAATGAGACTAGGAGATATTTTAATAGAGGCTGGAATAATAACTTTTGACCAGCTAGAGGATGCTCTAGTACTTCAAAAACAAAAAAACAAAAAGCTCGGAGAGCTTTTAATAGATGAAAAAATACTTACTGAAGAGCAGATTCTAGGAGTACTTGAATATCAGCTAGGAATTCCATATGTGGATTTAAATAAATATTATATAGACCCAAAAGCACCAAAGATAATAACAGAGTCACTAGCAAAAAAACACAACCTCATACCTATAGGAATGAATAGAGGAAAGCTTATGCTAGCCATGTCAGATCCACTGGATATGATAGCTACAGATGATATCCGTATAACTACTGGGCTTGAGCTGGATTTAGTAATCAGTTCTAAAAATGATATCAAAAAAGCCATAAATATATATTACGACTCTACAGAACTAGCAGAAAGAGCAGTAGAGGAGTTTAAATCTCAGTCAAACATCCAAGAGGTAGAAGATGATGTAGAGGATGAAGACATAGTAAATGCACCTATGGTTAGACTGGTAAACACCATTATAAGTCAAGCAGTGCGTTCAAAAGCAAGTGACATACACATAGAGCCGTTTGAAAAAAACGTAAGAATAAGATACAGAGTAGATGGAGAGCTAAAAGAAGTAATGGCTCCAGCAAAATCTACACACTCAGCTCTAGTTACTAGAATAAAAATCATGGGAAAAATGGACATCTCGGAAAAGCGTATCCCACAGGACGGGAGAGTAGAGACCATAATCGAAAACCATGCAATAGATATGAGAATATCTGTACTACCTACAGTTTATGGAGAAAAAATAGTAATAAGACTTCTAGATAGAAATGCAATCATAGTTGGAAAAGAGGAGCTAGGATTTACAGCTCATAACCTAGAGCTTTTTGACAAGATAATCAAAGCTCCAGAAGGAATTATATTACTTACAGGACCTACAGGAAGCGGTAAAACCACTACCCTTTATACCATATTAAAGGAACTAAACCAAATAAACAAAAACATCATAACAGTGGAAGACCCAGTAGAATATAGACTAAATGGAGTAAATCAAGTACAGGTCAACATAAAAGCAGGACTTACCTTTGCATCAGGTCTTAGATCTATCTTAAGACAGGATCCAGATATAGTAATGGTAGGAGAGATAAGAGATGCGGAGACTGCACAAATAGCTACTAGAGCAGCTATAACAGGGCATCTAGTACTTTCTACTTTGCATACCAATGACACAGCTAGCTCTATATCAAGACTGATAGACATGGGGATAGAAACCTACATGGTATCCTCATCAGTTATGGGAATCATAGCTCAAAGACTAGTAAAAAAAATCTGTACTAAATGTAAGGAATCCTATGAGGCAACAGATGAAGAACTCCATTTTCTAGGAATAAATGAAAAAGTAACTCTTCATAAAGGAAGAGGATGCAATGCTTGCTCGGGTACTGGATACTCAGGAAGAACCGCCATTCACGAAGTGTTAGTAATGGATAGAGAAATAAGAAATCTAATCAATGAAAAGAAGAGCGTAGATGAAATAAAGGATAAAGCTAGAAGCAAGGGACTAAAAACCTTAAACGAATCCTGTAGAGAGCTAGTGCTTTCTGGAATCACCACTATGGAGCAGCTAATCAAAATTACCTATAGTGTCGATATATAG
- a CDS encoding type IV pilus twitching motility protein PilT produces MNILELLDKAIQQNASDIHITVGLPPVMRVDGALIKISEKICSPKDSLEIVNQMLKTKQRDELEEKGEIDFSFSEQSIGRFRANIYKQRGSYGVALRVVPMYVPTIDGLNLPPILKDLSMKQRGLILVTGPTGSGKSTTLAAMINHMNQNRNSHVITIEDPIEYLHKHNKCMINQREIGNDTRTFSNALRAALRQDPDVILVGEMRDLETISTAITAAETGHLVLSTLHTVGATKTTDRIIDVFPPYQQQQIRTQLASVLEGIISQQIIPRADGHGRVAAFELLIATPAVRNLIREGKTHQLMTSLETGSKFGMNTMDAALIKLYRDGVIDNENLRKYAVDIDMINKQVGYY; encoded by the coding sequence GTGAATATTTTAGAATTATTGGACAAAGCTATACAGCAGAATGCATCAGACATCCATATTACAGTAGGGCTTCCACCTGTTATGAGAGTAGATGGAGCATTAATAAAGATTTCTGAAAAAATCTGCAGTCCAAAAGACAGTCTAGAAATTGTCAATCAAATGCTAAAAACCAAGCAAAGAGATGAATTAGAAGAAAAAGGGGAAATTGACTTTTCTTTCTCAGAGCAAAGCATAGGTAGATTCAGGGCAAATATATACAAGCAAAGAGGAAGCTATGGAGTAGCACTTAGGGTAGTTCCTATGTATGTGCCTACGATAGATGGTCTTAACCTTCCGCCTATACTAAAGGATTTATCCATGAAGCAAAGAGGATTAATCCTAGTTACTGGACCTACAGGAAGTGGTAAATCAACTACATTAGCAGCTATGATAAACCACATGAACCAAAATAGAAATTCTCATGTAATAACTATAGAAGATCCGATAGAGTACCTTCATAAGCATAACAAATGCATGATAAATCAAAGAGAAATAGGAAATGATACAAGAACATTTTCAAATGCACTAAGAGCAGCTCTAAGACAAGACCCAGATGTAATCCTAGTAGGTGAGATGAGAGACCTAGAGACCATATCTACAGCTATAACTGCTGCAGAAACAGGTCACTTGGTATTATCGACTCTACATACAGTAGGAGCAACAAAAACCACTGACCGTATCATCGACGTATTTCCACCATATCAGCAACAGCAGATACGTACTCAGCTAGCATCAGTATTAGAAGGAATCATATCTCAGCAGATTATTCCTAGAGCAGACGGACATGGAAGGGTAGCGGCATTTGAACTACTCATAGCTACGCCAGCTGTTAGAAACTTAATCAGAGAGGGTAAAACCCATCAGCTTATGACATCTCTAGAAACTGGTTCGAAATTTGGAATGAACACCATGGACGCAGCCCTTATCAAGCTATATAGAGATGGTGTAATAGACAATGAAAACCTTAGAAAATACGCAGTTGATATAGATATGATAAACAAGCAGGTAGGCTACTACTAA
- a CDS encoding type II secretion system F family protein: protein MVAVYKYKAIDNTGRPIEAEFHANTKDEVLSMLREKGYTPVKIELQEQKSKDVGDIGLFQKKVKIKDISVFCKQLYTMLNAGMPLSNALDVLADQTENKVLRLTTKDVYSQVQTGAVLSQAMKKHKKIFPNLLITMVEAGEMTGNLDNVLAKMSEHYEKENKINSKIKGAMVYPAVLSVAAVAVVIFLLTFIMPTFTGMFTSSGVELPLPTRILMGISDAIKNYWYIFIAVIGTIIFSINRYGKTETGKRQFDNLKLRIPVVGSSVTKIATSRFTRTLSTLMASGIPIVPAMEAAANVTNNQIVIDGMKKVVEDVKKGLSISYLLKTMHFFPPMVISMVGIGEESGSLEDMLSKTADYYDEELDASIQRMLALLEPALIIVMGGIVGFIVISMMLPIFDLSSTVQ, encoded by the coding sequence TTGGTTGCTGTCTATAAATACAAAGCCATAGATAACACAGGACGACCTATAGAGGCAGAATTTCATGCAAATACCAAAGATGAAGTATTGTCTATGCTTAGAGAAAAAGGCTATACACCTGTAAAAATAGAACTTCAGGAGCAAAAGTCAAAAGACGTAGGTGATATAGGGCTATTCCAAAAGAAAGTGAAAATCAAGGATATCTCTGTGTTTTGTAAACAGCTCTACACTATGCTAAACGCAGGTATGCCACTTTCAAATGCACTTGATGTACTTGCAGACCAGACTGAAAATAAAGTTCTAAGACTTACGACCAAAGATGTCTACTCTCAGGTACAAACAGGAGCAGTACTATCTCAGGCTATGAAAAAGCACAAAAAAATCTTTCCGAATCTTCTCATAACTATGGTGGAAGCAGGAGAGATGACAGGTAATCTAGATAACGTGCTTGCAAAAATGTCAGAGCACTATGAAAAAGAAAACAAAATAAACTCAAAGATAAAAGGTGCTATGGTATACCCAGCTGTGCTGAGCGTGGCAGCTGTAGCAGTAGTAATATTTCTACTTACTTTCATCATGCCGACATTTACAGGGATGTTTACATCCTCAGGGGTAGAGCTACCGCTTCCTACTAGGATACTTATGGGCATCAGTGATGCTATAAAGAACTATTGGTATATATTTATAGCAGTCATAGGAACCATAATATTTTCTATAAATAGATATGGAAAAACAGAAACAGGAAAAAGACAGTTTGATAATCTCAAGCTTAGAATTCCTGTAGTAGGATCCTCAGTTACTAAGATAGCAACATCTAGATTTACTAGGACATTATCAACTCTTATGGCTAGTGGGATTCCGATAGTACCAGCTATGGAAGCTGCGGCAAATGTAACAAATAACCAGATAGTAATAGATGGTATGAAAAAAGTAGTAGAAGATGTAAAAAAAGGTCTAAGTATCAGCTATCTTCTAAAGACCATGCACTTCTTCCCACCTATGGTTATATCCATGGTAGGAATAGGAGAAGAATCAGGTTCCCTAGAAGATATGCTTTCAAAAACTGCGGATTACTATGATGAAGAACTAGATGCTTCGATTCAAAGAATGTTAGCTTTATTAGAACCAGCCCTAATCATAGTTATGGGAGGAATAGTTGGTTTTATCGTTATTTCCATGATGCTGCCTATATTTGATTTATCATCTACAGTGCAGTAA
- a CDS encoding prepilin-type N-terminal cleavage/methylation domain-containing protein — MMEKMRNKKKKGFTLVELVVVIVIIGILAAIAIPRLSGFTGRANASKAEADARTIITAASTIYADNNVASTPTETQIEALTGNLDGTLGTVTIAANGGVSFTYTIGGRTATVVNSEITGITGS; from the coding sequence ATGATGGAAAAAATGAGAAACAAAAAGAAAAAAGGATTTACACTTGTTGAACTTGTTGTTGTAATCGTTATTATTGGTATTTTGGCAGCGATAGCAATACCAAGGCTAAGTGGATTCACTGGCAGAGCTAATGCGTCTAAGGCTGAAGCAGATGCAAGAACTATAATAACAGCTGCATCTACCATTTATGCAGATAATAATGTTGCTAGTACACCGACTGAAACTCAAATCGAAGCGCTAACAGGTAATTTGGATGGCACATTAGGCACAGTAACAATAGCCGCTAATGGAGGAGTTTCTTTTACTTATACAATAGGTGGCAGAACTGCTACAGTTGTAAATAGTGAAATTACTGGAATTACTGGGTCTTAA
- a CDS encoding O-antigen ligase family protein, with the protein MRVYKEFFYKIVRVRQDLKSLKSLGDFTEYLSSSFFTKISLCILLAWVISPIWIIINSSLLSNKFKNLSSFMKRVEIDIIWYVFLQQLGYIAFIIFIFVIIKNYNDLKIHKFNYKNLIKINQVEILLIFMLVWSIISTLVSSDMNLSFTGTSYRHDGLNTYITYAGFFTCGYYINTKSSIKKIISIFVLSSTIVAGLVLLDINYLNNIFSFNTNSAIFYNINHYGYYLCMAVISSVFLVLTNKSNKKNKHKYLLCYVLLVAVLVKNNSFGPYLATLVGLSVQLVIIYYNFRDYFKDMSLIFILFLVISLVINMFSSFLIVEVLKLFGDVQEIVTNDNLSEQAGSGRWILWKNGIKYMLEKPIFGYGPDNLGYRYAMDKIQQDRPHNEFIQIAASLGIPALFFYITALYKHFRLVTKNIKHFDIELISLNLVVATYLFSSFFGNTMFYTSPYYFIFLGMAVSNTKLVINCFR; encoded by the coding sequence ATGCGAGTATATAAAGAGTTTTTTTATAAAATAGTTAGAGTTAGACAAGATTTAAAAAGCTTGAAATCATTAGGAGATTTTACAGAATATTTATCATCATCTTTTTTTACCAAAATTTCATTGTGTATATTATTAGCATGGGTTATTTCGCCAATATGGATAATTATAAATAGCTCTTTATTAAGTAATAAATTTAAAAATTTAAGCTCTTTTATGAAACGAGTAGAAATTGATATTATATGGTATGTATTTTTGCAACAATTAGGATATATTGCATTTATAATTTTTATTTTTGTTATAATTAAAAATTATAATGATTTGAAGATCCATAAGTTTAATTATAAAAATCTCATTAAAATTAACCAAGTAGAAATATTACTAATATTTATGCTTGTATGGTCAATAATTTCAACACTTGTATCTAGTGACATGAATCTTTCTTTTACTGGGACATCGTATAGACACGATGGACTAAACACTTATATTACTTATGCTGGTTTTTTTACTTGTGGGTACTATATAAATACGAAATCAAGTATAAAGAAAATTATTAGTATATTTGTTTTATCATCTACAATTGTAGCTGGATTAGTACTTCTAGATATAAACTATTTAAATAATATTTTTAGTTTCAACACGAATAGTGCAATTTTTTACAATATTAATCATTATGGCTATTATTTATGCATGGCTGTAATAAGTTCTGTATTTCTGGTTCTAACAAATAAATCAAATAAAAAAAATAAGCATAAATATCTTTTATGCTATGTCCTATTGGTAGCTGTATTAGTAAAAAATAACTCATTTGGACCTTATTTAGCAACTTTAGTTGGTTTATCTGTACAGTTAGTCATTATTTACTATAATTTTAGAGATTATTTTAAAGATATGTCACTTATTTTTATACTATTTTTAGTTATATCTTTAGTTATAAATATGTTCTCCAGTTTTCTAATAGTAGAGGTATTAAAGCTTTTTGGAGATGTTCAAGAGATAGTAACAAATGATAATTTATCAGAGCAAGCTGGTTCTGGTAGATGGATTCTTTGGAAAAATGGAATAAAATATATGCTTGAAAAACCTATTTTTGGATATGGGCCTGATAATCTTGGTTATAGATATGCTATGGATAAAATACAGCAAGATAGACCTCATAACGAGTTTATTCAAATAGCAGCTAGCTTAGGAATTCCAGCTTTATTTTTTTATATAACTGCATTATACAAACATTTTAGACTAGTTACTAAAAATATAAAACATTTTGATATAGAATTAATATCTTTGAATTTAGTAGTGGCAACATATCTATTTTCATCTTTTTTTGGGAATACAATGTTTTACACTTCACCCTACTATTTTATTTTTTTAGGAATGGCCGTTAGCAATACTAAGTTAGTTATTAACTGTTTTAGGTAG
- a CDS encoding pilus assembly PilX N-terminal domain-containing protein: MKKLNLKKRKGGALVFTLLVMLIMTILGTTLLQISLAENKMAIRDKNRIEAYYLARAGVETTAAYLIDNATPEADINQIVDKKSDEISYGKGTFNVELIKDPTAGSHSIIVKGTGTVNGVSENATLEVNIQGVPGGPAFEYGLFAMGNIYLSGSANIAGDTGSNGSIGQSNGQNRFNGDTDSNLNKQYPPPVFPTDPDTASNQSYGNNSNVSYNMSVNKIRTYNELSAGQNTELTINTGSNNPAKPAVLVVGTLNFPKSEIIVNGTNPLYIYVKKEATLSVVNSPGSSNKLFLFMADGASLQFGQGNNSFEGFIYGPGATLNINGGENISGGVIIKTFSVNGNFQLTDETSSVGGIDLGDLPVQIYKTVNWLD, translated from the coding sequence ATGAAAAAACTTAACCTAAAAAAACGTAAAGGTGGAGCATTAGTATTTACACTACTTGTAATGCTCATTATGACGATACTAGGTACTACTCTTCTTCAAATAAGTTTAGCAGAAAATAAAATGGCAATAAGAGATAAAAATAGAATCGAGGCATATTATCTTGCTAGAGCTGGAGTAGAAACAACAGCTGCTTATCTAATAGATAATGCTACACCAGAGGCAGATATAAATCAAATAGTTGACAAAAAATCTGATGAGATTTCTTACGGAAAAGGTACTTTTAATGTAGAATTAATAAAAGACCCAACTGCAGGTAGCCATTCCATTATCGTAAAAGGCACAGGAACTGTAAATGGAGTATCCGAAAATGCGACTTTAGAAGTGAATATCCAGGGAGTTCCTGGAGGTCCAGCGTTTGAATATGGATTATTTGCTATGGGAAATATCTATTTAAGTGGTAGTGCCAATATTGCTGGAGATACTGGGTCAAATGGGAGCATAGGCCAAAGTAATGGACAGAATAGATTTAATGGAGATACTGATTCTAATTTAAATAAACAGTATCCGCCACCTGTATTCCCTACAGATCCAGATACTGCTTCAAATCAATCTTATGGGAATAATTCTAATGTAAGCTATAATATGAGTGTTAATAAAATTAGAACATATAATGAATTATCTGCAGGACAGAATACTGAATTAACAATAAATACAGGTTCGAACAATCCAGCAAAACCTGCTGTTCTAGTGGTAGGAACATTAAATTTTCCTAAATCAGAGATTATTGTTAATGGAACGAATCCTTTATATATTTATGTAAAGAAAGAAGCTACATTAAGTGTCGTAAATTCTCCAGGGTCTTCCAATAAACTCTTCTTATTCATGGCTGATGGAGCATCGCTTCAATTTGGGCAAGGAAATAATTCTTTTGAGGGATTTATATATGGACCTGGAGCGACACTCAATATTAATGGGGGAGAAAATATTTCTGGAGGAGTAATTATTAAAACATTCTCAGTGAATGGAAATTTTCAATTAACTGATGAAACTTCATCAGTCGGAGGAATCGACCTTGGAGATTTGCCTGTACAAATCTACAAAACAGTGAATTGGCTAGATTAA
- a CDS encoding prepilin-type N-terminal cleavage/methylation domain-containing protein, with protein sequence MKISKRKKNNKGMTLIEIIIAMAILAIIGVTFLNVFGSGYIGIVSGGKHTKTAYKAQQLVEKEIIDNPVVTQKNSPTITFPGTTRTIQRLGREIVITENYNGDTKYKTEITTFIAIPNP encoded by the coding sequence ATGAAAATTAGTAAAAGAAAAAAAAATAATAAAGGAATGACCCTTATAGAAATTATTATTGCAATGGCAATTCTAGCAATAATAGGAGTAACATTTTTGAATGTGTTTGGCTCAGGATATATTGGAATTGTATCAGGAGGGAAACACACTAAAACTGCATACAAGGCTCAGCAACTAGTTGAGAAAGAAATAATTGATAATCCTGTAGTAACACAAAAGAATAGTCCAACAATAACTTTTCCTGGAACTACAAGAACAATTCAAAGATTGGGAAGAGAGATAGTAATCACAGAAAATTATAATGGAGATACTAAATACAAGACAGAAATAACAACATTTATTGCAATTCCAAACCCATAG
- a CDS encoding immunoglobulin-like domain-containing protein — protein MIDNKNKSGFTLMELVIVIAILGVVLSIASSYFSFGTKIFSKGGNRADVQASARLASIQISEELRTAKTAELLTTKPSLPISSGDKFNYIYIDGNKIMYRDSNNVIRELFHSDDVYDLSLIFSKEGRTGVNFTIDMKVKENQYQIDSGVEALNIISTDQIKPDIATGTYVAIRYSNPIADAKEIVRLDSLLLDLYDVNKFLGDPNNMVLKEPTSAPNQITLPTKGLNGSTITWSNSPGNIDSTGKVYRPGFLDNDVIVNLTPTVKFGVESATLTPFKVKVEKLKELNFDINEPIYPSAMYVNFNQPFSHQILVTGGNPGYKFTTSSQLPVGVTLTEDGLLSGTIPYTSSELNIQEEYDIIVTVKDSHIEIGGVLAPNEKTETYKLVVN, from the coding sequence ATGATTGATAACAAAAATAAATCTGGATTTACTTTGATGGAACTAGTTATAGTAATAGCGATTCTAGGAGTAGTATTATCGATAGCATCATCTTATTTTTCTTTTGGAACTAAGATATTTTCAAAAGGCGGCAATAGAGCAGATGTCCAAGCCAGTGCGAGACTCGCTTCCATACAGATAAGTGAAGAACTAAGAACCGCGAAAACTGCTGAATTATTAACAACAAAACCATCACTGCCTATAAGTTCGGGAGATAAATTTAATTATATATATATTGATGGAAATAAAATTATGTATAGAGATTCTAATAATGTTATAAGAGAGCTATTTCATTCTGATGATGTCTATGATTTAAGTTTGATTTTTTCAAAAGAAGGAAGAACTGGGGTCAATTTTACAATAGACATGAAAGTCAAAGAAAATCAATATCAAATTGATTCAGGAGTTGAAGCCCTTAACATTATTTCTACTGATCAGATAAAGCCAGACATAGCTACAGGAACATATGTAGCTATAAGATACTCAAATCCAATAGCCGATGCTAAAGAGATAGTTAGACTGGATAGTTTATTATTAGATTTATACGATGTAAATAAATTTTTAGGTGATCCTAACAATATGGTTTTAAAAGAGCCAACATCAGCTCCTAATCAAATTACTCTCCCAACAAAAGGGCTTAATGGTTCAACTATAACTTGGTCAAACTCGCCAGGGAATATTGACAGTACGGGTAAAGTATATAGGCCAGGTTTTCTTGATAACGATGTTATTGTAAATTTAACTCCAACAGTTAAGTTTGGAGTTGAATCAGCTACTTTAACTCCATTTAAAGTGAAAGTTGAAAAGTTAAAAGAATTGAATTTTGATATTAATGAGCCAATATACCCAAGTGCAATGTATGTGAACTTTAATCAACCATTTAGTCATCAGATACTTGTAACAGGAGGTAACCCAGGATACAAGTTCACAACTTCATCACAGCTACCTGTAGGAGTAACGCTAACAGAAGACGGGCTACTTAGTGGGACAATTCCATATACTAGCTCAGAACTAAATATACAAGAAGAATATGATATTATTGTGACAGTAAAGGACAGCCATATTGAGATAGGTGGAGTTTTAGCTCCAAATGAAAAAACAGAAACATATAAATTGGTAGTTAATTAA
- the pilM gene encoding type IV pilus biogenesis protein PilM, with amino-acid sequence MKQNKSKLGLSSKKKDVKCLSIDIGSSYIKFAVGQKMGRRLKVDKTFKARLPAGVYENGHMHNIQEMKSIIQGALNANSVKLKDVICTLESTDAIKRELVVPAVAAEDLSEMVSYEIGQYLPIDINSYVLQYKIVREFEEENVKKYELLVAALPKEIVHNIYSMLIEMGLDPYALDIHSNAVDKIAAEYELFNEASIKENTAAFLDLGHENINVIIVEKGQYKFNRLIKNGTRDFEQLTTEFEFKTIDEISQHLDVVDRWIEEIDKVFKYYTSRSVDNTIDKIFIYGGISVMEGLDTYIHERVNIPVELIKSIDNVEIVAGNEYTLAQSLNAISAIIRL; translated from the coding sequence TTGAAGCAAAACAAGAGTAAGCTAGGCTTATCATCCAAGAAAAAAGATGTTAAATGCCTGTCCATTGATATAGGAAGCAGCTATATAAAGTTTGCTGTAGGACAAAAGATGGGCAGGCGCCTTAAGGTTGACAAGACATTTAAAGCAAGACTGCCAGCTGGTGTATATGAAAATGGACATATGCACAATATCCAAGAAATGAAATCCATAATTCAAGGTGCATTAAATGCAAATTCTGTAAAGCTAAAAGACGTTATTTGCACCCTTGAATCTACAGATGCAATCAAAAGAGAGCTAGTAGTTCCTGCTGTTGCAGCTGAAGACTTATCAGAGATGGTAAGCTATGAAATCGGTCAGTACCTGCCTATTGATATCAATAGCTATGTACTGCAGTACAAGATTGTGAGAGAGTTTGAGGAGGAAAATGTAAAGAAATATGAACTCCTTGTAGCTGCCCTTCCAAAAGAAATAGTTCACAACATTTACTCTATGCTTATCGAGATGGGATTAGATCCATATGCACTTGATATTCACTCAAATGCAGTTGACAAGATAGCAGCTGAGTATGAACTATTTAACGAAGCTAGTATCAAAGAAAATACAGCAGCATTTTTGGATTTAGGCCATGAAAATATCAACGTTATTATAGTTGAAAAAGGCCAATATAAGTTTAATAGACTTATAAAAAATGGAACAAGAGATTTTGAACAGCTTACTACTGAGTTTGAGTTCAAAACTATCGATGAGATTTCTCAGCATCTTGATGTAGTAGACAGATGGATAGAGGAAATCGACAAGGTATTTAAGTACTACACTAGTAGAAGCGTAGATAATACTATAGATAAGATTTTTATCTATGGAGGGATTTCTGTGATGGAGGGCTTAGATACATATATCCATGAAAGAGTAAATATCCCTGTAGAGCTAATCAAATCCATAGATAACGTAGAGATAGTAGCTGGCAATGAATATACTTTGGCACAGAGCTTAAATGCTATTAGTGCGATTATCAGGCTGTAG